A single window of Paenibacillus sp. FSL H8-0537 DNA harbors:
- a CDS encoding ABC transporter ATP-binding protein: MLRRFFSYYRPYKGLFFLDFGCAILAGLLELAFPLAVSQFINDLLPSQNWTLIVAACAGLLAVYALNTALNYVVTYWGHMLGINIETDMRRKMFDHIQKLSFRFFDNHKTGHLIGRITNDLNDIGEVAHHGPEDVFIAVMTLIGSFSLMAYINLELALITFIIIPVMAWLIIVFGGKMSKTYRRLFGDVGNFNARIEDNVGGIRVVQSFANEEHEKKLFSVDNQNFRLTKLLAYKTMAKSISVSYMMMRLVTIFVMICGAYFFIQGKLDMGEFMAFILLSNIFFRPIEKINAVIESYPKGIAGFRRYTEIIDTEPDIEDRPNATELKKVVGNVRFHDVSFGYETNNMILQKINLDINAGETVAFVGPSGAGKTTICSLLPRFYDVLAGSITVDGKDIRDIKLESLRKNIGIVQQDVFLFSGSIRENIAYGNLKATEDEIWEAARRASLEDLIRKMPEGLDTIIGERGVKLSGGQKQRLSIARMFLKNPPILILDEATSALDTETEVAIQKSLSDLSVGRTTLVIAHRLTTIKNADRIIVVDESGIAEQGRHQELVAAGGIYSKLHQAQYSTV, from the coding sequence ATGCTGCGTCGATTTTTTTCGTATTATCGTCCCTATAAGGGGCTGTTCTTTCTTGATTTCGGCTGCGCCATTCTTGCCGGATTGCTGGAGCTGGCTTTTCCGCTTGCGGTCAGTCAATTTATTAACGATTTGCTTCCCAGCCAGAATTGGACGCTGATCGTTGCTGCCTGTGCGGGGCTGCTTGCCGTTTATGCGCTCAATACGGCGCTGAATTATGTCGTAACCTACTGGGGGCATATGCTAGGCATTAACATTGAAACGGATATGCGGCGCAAAATGTTCGACCATATCCAAAAGCTCAGCTTCCGCTTCTTCGACAATCACAAAACGGGGCATTTGATCGGCCGCATTACGAATGACCTGAATGATATTGGCGAAGTCGCGCATCACGGACCAGAGGATGTATTTATTGCGGTTATGACGCTTATCGGCTCCTTCTCGCTAATGGCCTACATTAACCTCGAGCTTGCACTTATAACCTTCATCATTATTCCGGTTATGGCTTGGCTGATTATCGTCTTCGGCGGCAAAATGAGCAAAACGTACCGTCGATTGTTCGGCGATGTCGGCAATTTTAATGCCCGTATTGAAGACAATGTCGGCGGCATTCGCGTCGTTCAATCGTTTGCGAACGAAGAGCATGAGAAAAAGCTGTTTTCCGTAGACAACCAAAATTTCCGCCTGACGAAGCTGCTCGCTTACAAAACGATGGCGAAAAGCATTTCTGTCAGCTATATGATGATGCGTCTCGTTACGATTTTTGTCATGATTTGCGGCGCTTACTTCTTTATTCAGGGCAAGCTGGATATGGGTGAATTTATGGCGTTCATTTTGCTTTCGAACATTTTCTTCCGCCCGATTGAGAAAATCAACGCGGTCATCGAAAGCTATCCAAAAGGCATCGCCGGCTTCAGACGTTACACAGAAATCATTGATACAGAACCTGATATTGAAGATCGGCCAAATGCGACAGAGCTCAAAAAAGTCGTCGGTAATGTCCGTTTTCATGACGTGAGCTTTGGTTATGAAACGAACAATATGATTTTGCAGAAAATCAATTTGGATATTAACGCTGGAGAGACTGTGGCATTTGTCGGGCCGTCTGGCGCAGGGAAAACGACGATTTGCAGCCTGTTGCCAAGGTTTTATGATGTGCTTGCGGGCAGTATTACGGTAGATGGTAAAGATATTCGGGACATTAAGCTGGAATCGCTGCGCAAAAATATTGGAATCGTGCAGCAGGATGTGTTCCTGTTCTCGGGCTCCATTCGCGAAAATATTGCTTATGGAAACTTGAAGGCAACAGAGGACGAAATATGGGAGGCGGCGCGCCGGGCATCGCTTGAAGATTTGATCAGAAAAATGCCTGAAGGGCTGGATACCATTATTGGAGAGCGCGGCGTCAAGCTTTCGGGTGGACAGAAGCAGCGCCTGTCGATTGCTCGAATGTTTTTGAAAAATCCGCCGATTCTCATCCTCGATGAAGCGACCTCGGCACTGGATACGGAGACGGAAGTCGCGATTCAAAAATCGCTGTCCGACCTGTCCGTAGGCAGAACGACGCTAGTCATTGCCCACCGCCTGACGACGATCAAAAATGCGGATCGCATCATTGTCGTCGACGAGAGCGGCATAGCCGAGCAAGGAAGGCACCAAGAGCTGGTTGCGGCAGGAGGCATTTACAGCAAGCTGCATCAAGCCCAATACAGCACGGTCTAG
- a CDS encoding sugar kinase codes for MSRAAGADAKFIVVKRKTRLEELLVRYNTVQQAKFYIERLGADFGDYWLENDVYQNAVSLAVSELEQQGRVQVLDREHVPSFLFGDHDIVVAIGPDGLVAGTLKYLDRQPLIGVNPEPQRWEGVLLPFTVGDLRLLIPEVLRGKRRVQPVTLAMAQLNNGQCLYGVNDLFIGRKTHVSARYEIKLEQHAEQHSSSGIIVSTGLGASGWLRSILAGAAGIVSSATHQPLTLTPENLGAPEEQAKRRLDWSADSLYFTVREPFPSRTTAASIVFGQINGQRKLRITSQMPEDGVIFSDGVESDFLTFHSGLEATIGPADRQGHLVI; via the coding sequence ATGAGCCGGGCAGCGGGTGCAGATGCAAAGTTTATCGTCGTAAAGCGGAAGACGAGGCTGGAGGAGCTGCTCGTTCGCTACAATACGGTGCAGCAGGCGAAGTTTTACATTGAGCGGCTTGGCGCTGACTTTGGCGACTATTGGCTGGAAAATGACGTGTATCAAAATGCTGTATCACTGGCGGTAAGCGAGCTGGAGCAGCAGGGCAGAGTTCAAGTGCTGGATCGCGAGCATGTGCCCAGCTTCCTATTCGGCGACCACGATATCGTCGTCGCAATTGGCCCAGATGGACTAGTCGCGGGTACGCTGAAATATTTGGACCGCCAGCCGCTCATTGGCGTCAATCCGGAGCCGCAGCGCTGGGAAGGCGTGCTGCTGCCCTTCACGGTTGGCGATTTGCGCCTGCTTATTCCCGAGGTGCTGCGCGGCAAGCGCCGGGTTCAGCCTGTTACGCTGGCAATGGCGCAGCTCAACAATGGCCAGTGCCTATACGGCGTTAACGATTTGTTTATCGGACGCAAAACCCATGTATCCGCACGGTATGAAATTAAGCTCGAGCAGCATGCCGAGCAGCATTCTTCAAGCGGCATCATTGTGTCGACTGGCCTCGGCGCAAGCGGCTGGCTGCGCAGCATTCTTGCCGGGGCGGCGGGCATTGTAAGCAGCGCGACACACCAGCCGCTGACGCTCACACCGGAAAATTTAGGCGCGCCTGAGGAGCAGGCAAAACGGCGGCTGGACTGGTCGGCGGACTCGCTTTATTTTACAGTGAGAGAGCCATTTCCAAGCCGGACGACCGCAGCTTCGATTGTGTTCGGGCAGATCAACGGGCAGCGCAAGCTGCGAATCACGTCGCAAATGCCGGAAGACGGTGTTATTTTCAGCGACGGGGTAGAGAGTGATTTCCTTACTTTCCATTCAGGGCTTGAGGCAACGATTGGACCCGCTGATCGACAGGGACATCTCGTTATTTAA
- a CDS encoding SPFH domain-containing protein: MFGFEFVKFQPSDYIIQVKNGKVVKEGVGLSFYYYERASSVVVIPISSIDVPFMFEEITRDYQTVTVQGQLTYRIVDYRKMMEIMNYTYNIKKKAYISDDPLKLSQRMIQLAKVLTKKQLAQLPLKEAIQSSERLAKMIRQDISQHEELTKLGIELMGLSILAVLPNKETMRALEAQSREQMLQDADEALYVRRNSSIEQERRVKENELNTDIAVELKKRQIREAQLDAERSVRQKQNELKEVQLQFDTQLEEKKQAIIELAAANRRSEADAKAYELAAVMKSLHDTQPYVLQAMTNMGMDSNKLIAIAFQEMAEKAERIGQLNISPDLLQSLIPGAGNASGSGKAEARGGAGR; this comes from the coding sequence ATGTTTGGATTCGAATTCGTTAAGTTTCAACCGAGCGATTATATTATTCAGGTGAAGAACGGGAAGGTTGTGAAAGAGGGCGTTGGTCTGTCCTTCTATTATTATGAGCGTGCGTCCTCGGTGGTCGTCATTCCGATTTCCTCGATCGATGTGCCGTTTATGTTTGAAGAGATTACTCGCGATTACCAGACGGTAACGGTGCAGGGACAGCTGACCTACCGGATTGTGGACTACCGCAAAATGATGGAAATTATGAATTATACGTACAACATAAAGAAAAAAGCCTATATTTCCGACGATCCGCTTAAGCTGTCCCAGCGTATGATTCAACTTGCCAAGGTGTTGACGAAGAAACAGCTGGCGCAGCTGCCGCTTAAGGAAGCGATCCAATCGAGCGAACGGCTGGCGAAAATGATTAGACAGGACATCAGCCAGCATGAGGAGCTGACGAAGCTGGGCATCGAGCTGATGGGCTTATCTATTTTGGCGGTGCTGCCGAACAAGGAGACGATGCGGGCACTTGAAGCGCAGTCGCGCGAGCAAATGCTTCAGGATGCGGATGAGGCGCTGTACGTGCGGCGAAATTCCTCCATAGAGCAGGAGCGGCGCGTGAAGGAAAATGAGCTGAACACGGATATTGCGGTTGAGCTGAAGAAGAGGCAAATTCGCGAAGCGCAGCTTGATGCGGAGCGCTCGGTGCGCCAGAAGCAAAACGAGCTTAAAGAGGTGCAGCTGCAATTTGATACGCAGCTTGAGGAGAAGAAGCAAGCGATAATTGAGCTGGCTGCTGCGAATAGGCGGTCTGAGGCGGATGCCAAGGCGTATGAGCTCGCCGCTGTTATGAAGTCGCTGCATGACACCCAGCCGTATGTGCTGCAAGCGATGACGAATATGGGCATGGATTCGAATAAGCTCATTGCGATTGCTTTCCAGGAAATGGCGGAAAAAGCGGAGCGGATTGGGCAGCTGAATATTTCGCCGGATCTGCTGCAAAGCCTGATTCCCGGAGCTGGCAATGCGTCGGGCTCGGGCAAGGCGGAAGCCAGAGGAGGGGCAGGACGATGA
- a CDS encoding Rieske 2Fe-2S domain-containing protein: MDNEAGKNNKVPFEEDNYTHNIHKNNERQLDRRGFLKTMVGAAGVFAVSTLPWGGLAAKELMGFGKSSHPKKKIADVRALKVGEAVEFHYPGDHESALLIRLGDNQYKAYQNACTHLKCPVFWSREEDQLVCPCHHGFFDPQSGKPTAGPPRRALPEILLELDGGAIYATGVKRYET; this comes from the coding sequence ATGGACAATGAAGCAGGAAAAAATAATAAAGTGCCATTTGAAGAGGATAATTACACGCATAACATTCACAAAAATAATGAACGCCAGCTGGACCGCAGGGGCTTTCTGAAAACGATGGTTGGCGCAGCCGGCGTGTTCGCCGTATCCACGCTGCCTTGGGGCGGCCTTGCTGCGAAGGAACTGATGGGTTTTGGAAAAAGCAGCCATCCGAAGAAAAAAATCGCCGATGTGCGGGCGCTCAAAGTAGGAGAGGCGGTGGAATTCCACTACCCCGGCGACCATGAGTCAGCATTGCTCATTCGGCTAGGCGACAATCAGTATAAGGCTTACCAAAATGCCTGTACCCACTTGAAATGCCCGGTATTTTGGAGCCGCGAGGAGGATCAGCTCGTCTGTCCTTGTCATCATGGCTTTTTCGATCCGCAATCGGGCAAGCCGACAGCAGGACCACCACGGAGAGCGCTGCCTGAGATTTTGCTTGAACTCGATGGCGGAGCGATTTATGCGACAGGGGTGAAGCGGTATGAAACGTAG
- a CDS encoding 4Fe-4S dicluster domain-containing protein: protein MKKLLYIEMDNCIGCRSCLAACTQCGGHDERNRNYVYDVNPLVDRQTIPLMCLHCVNPACARSCPAQAIQITEEGAVLSALVEKCIGCQNCTIACPYGIPKFDEEQNLMYKCDLCYDRTKEGIPPMCASVCPTNTLQWITEEELAEKQEQHRLGKWVSSHQPFEPLEGETNVKISLPGILQGVQKLF, encoded by the coding sequence ATGAAAAAGCTGCTTTACATTGAAATGGACAACTGCATCGGCTGCCGCAGCTGTCTCGCCGCTTGTACGCAATGCGGCGGACACGACGAGCGCAACCGAAACTATGTGTACGACGTCAACCCGCTGGTTGATCGCCAGACAATTCCGCTCATGTGCCTGCACTGTGTCAACCCGGCGTGCGCGAGAAGCTGCCCGGCGCAAGCGATTCAAATTACTGAGGAAGGCGCAGTGCTGTCTGCGCTTGTCGAGAAATGCATTGGCTGCCAAAACTGCACGATCGCTTGCCCTTATGGCATTCCTAAATTTGATGAAGAGCAAAATTTGATGTATAAATGTGACCTCTGCTACGACCGGACGAAGGAAGGCATCCCGCCGATGTGTGCTTCCGTCTGTCCGACCAATACGCTGCAATGGATTACAGAAGAAGAGCTGGCGGAGAAGCAGGAGCAGCACCGACTGGGCAAATGGGTTTCCAGCCACCAGCCGTTCGAGCCGCTTGAAGGCGAGACGAATGTAAAGATCAGCCTTCCCGGCATTTTGCAGGGTGTCCAAAAGCTGTTTTAA
- a CDS encoding molybdopterin oxidoreductase family protein — protein sequence MLKDKFQQDIPNKHHPKEKLVKTHCAYCGMQCGMNLRVDTDKNTIIGVEPRYDWPVTRGKMCPKGVTAYQQTNHQDRLLKPLIRDDASKKGTKEGFREASWDEAYDLIARRFKELQSEYGKDTLSVFSGVSMTNEKCYLTGKFARVGLQTRYIDYNGRFCMASAAAGFLRSFGIDRGSTLPWTDIHQTDCLFIAGSNTAECHPTSMFRVWEVQNRGGYLIVVDPRETPIARRADVHLDLRPGTDLALANCMVNLLIQNGHADHEYIANYTSGFEETVEIVKIFTPEYTSEITGVAPEKLIRAAEIFGKAPNAIVMFARGIEQQVKGADNVSAYTNMALITGKIGRPKSGVATLTGQGNGQGGREHGQKSDLLPGYRKLTNPKHVQEVCEVWGITPEEMPLPGVSAFEMFELMEQKTIRGLYLLCSNPAVSAPHLNYVRSVLKDLDFMVVADFFLSESAEFADVVLPSVTWSEDEGTVTNLEGRIIKINKAQEPLGESKPDWLIHVELAERLGRGDYFRHLQTASQVADEFRLASKGGYADYYGATWDKIDRQDGVFWPCKDEADTGTPYMFEDHKYFHPDGRAKICALPYRPSAEEPCEEYPLRLTTGRVVYHYLSGNQTRRIPFLRDMCPEPYVEVHPETAQQYGIAHDEVVKLYTRRGECLYKVKVIEAIRKDTVFVPYHYGHEQSVNLLTIAALDPMSRMPEFKVCAAQMTKVPAAGKEAAR from the coding sequence ATGCTAAAGGATAAGTTCCAGCAAGATATTCCCAATAAGCATCATCCGAAGGAAAAGCTGGTCAAAACCCACTGCGCCTACTGCGGCATGCAGTGCGGGATGAATTTGCGGGTCGATACCGACAAAAATACGATTATCGGAGTGGAGCCAAGATACGACTGGCCCGTCACACGCGGCAAAATGTGCCCGAAAGGCGTAACCGCCTATCAGCAGACGAATCATCAGGACCGGCTGCTAAAGCCGCTCATTCGGGATGACGCTTCGAAAAAAGGGACAAAGGAAGGCTTCCGCGAAGCCAGCTGGGACGAAGCCTATGATTTAATTGCCCGCCGCTTCAAGGAGCTGCAATCCGAATATGGCAAGGACACGCTGTCCGTATTCAGCGGTGTCTCGATGACGAATGAAAAATGTTATCTGACCGGTAAATTCGCCCGAGTTGGGCTGCAAACGAGATACATCGATTACAATGGGAGATTTTGTATGGCGAGCGCAGCAGCGGGCTTCCTTCGGAGTTTTGGGATTGATCGCGGCTCAACGCTGCCGTGGACGGATATTCATCAGACGGATTGCTTGTTCATCGCAGGAAGCAATACGGCAGAATGCCATCCAACGTCGATGTTCCGCGTCTGGGAAGTGCAAAATCGCGGTGGCTATCTCATCGTCGTCGATCCAAGGGAGACACCGATTGCCCGAAGGGCGGATGTCCATCTGGATCTCAGACCGGGAACGGATTTGGCGCTTGCTAATTGCATGGTAAATCTGCTCATTCAGAACGGTCATGCGGATCATGAATATATCGCGAATTATACGAGTGGCTTTGAAGAGACGGTAGAGATTGTGAAGATTTTCACACCGGAATACACGAGTGAAATTACCGGGGTAGCTCCGGAGAAGCTAATCCGGGCAGCGGAAATTTTCGGCAAGGCGCCGAATGCGATCGTCATGTTCGCCAGAGGCATTGAGCAGCAAGTTAAAGGCGCAGACAACGTCTCGGCCTACACGAATATGGCCCTTATTACCGGAAAAATTGGACGGCCCAAATCGGGTGTAGCGACGCTTACGGGACAGGGCAACGGTCAGGGCGGACGCGAGCATGGGCAAAAGTCCGATTTGCTGCCGGGCTATCGCAAGCTGACGAATCCGAAGCATGTGCAGGAGGTCTGCGAGGTGTGGGGCATTACGCCGGAGGAAATGCCACTGCCGGGTGTATCGGCCTTTGAAATGTTCGAGCTGATGGAACAGAAGACGATTCGCGGCTTATATCTGCTATGCTCGAACCCGGCTGTTTCCGCGCCGCATCTCAATTATGTGCGCTCGGTATTGAAGGATTTGGACTTTATGGTTGTCGCCGACTTCTTCCTGTCGGAATCAGCCGAATTCGCCGATGTTGTGCTGCCGTCTGTTACATGGTCGGAGGATGAAGGCACGGTGACGAATTTGGAGGGCCGCATTATTAAAATCAACAAGGCACAGGAACCGCTGGGTGAATCGAAGCCGGATTGGCTCATTCATGTAGAGCTGGCAGAGCGGCTTGGACGCGGTGACTATTTCCGCCATTTGCAGACGGCAAGCCAGGTTGCAGATGAGTTTCGCCTCGCTTCCAAGGGCGGATATGCTGATTATTACGGTGCCACTTGGGACAAAATCGATCGACAGGATGGCGTGTTCTGGCCCTGCAAGGATGAAGCGGATACGGGAACGCCCTATATGTTCGAGGATCACAAATATTTCCACCCCGATGGCCGGGCAAAAATTTGCGCATTGCCTTACCGCCCATCAGCGGAGGAGCCATGCGAGGAGTATCCGCTCCGCCTGACGACAGGGCGGGTTGTCTATCATTATTTATCGGGCAATCAGACGCGGCGGATTCCGTTTTTGCGTGATATGTGCCCAGAGCCGTATGTTGAGGTTCATCCTGAGACGGCCCAGCAGTATGGCATTGCGCATGACGAGGTTGTCAAATTGTACACCCGCCGGGGCGAATGCTTATATAAAGTGAAAGTGATTGAGGCGATCCGCAAGGATACCGTATTTGTGCCTTATCACTATGGTCATGAGCAGTCGGTCAATTTGCTGACGATTGCTGCCCTTGATCCGATGTCGCGAATGCCGGAATTTAAAGTCTGTGCCGCACAAATGACGAAGGTGCCCGCCGCAGGAAAGGAGGCAGCACGATGA
- a CDS encoding molybdenum cofactor guanylyltransferase — translation MLTGAILAGGQSRRMGGRHKGLLPFVNESIVERQIRTMKQLCAEVILVTNDPRSYLPILGSSIRIITDYIPGKGPLSGMHAALTLATHSDIWVVGCDMPLISSAVAEQLWKVKRERRSAAAVPSMAGKLHPLHGVYDKRSAGEIEKLLDIKEYRVMTFLNRICYNGVDLQQLEAPAEQLSCVANVNTPEEYERIISLYDAALASQTSNA, via the coding sequence ATGCTGACGGGAGCCATATTAGCCGGCGGGCAAAGCCGCAGAATGGGCGGTCGCCATAAAGGTCTGCTTCCTTTTGTAAACGAAAGCATTGTCGAGCGGCAGATCCGCACGATGAAGCAGCTTTGCGCTGAAGTCATTTTAGTAACGAATGACCCGCGAAGTTATTTGCCGATTCTGGGGAGCAGCATTCGCATCATTACAGACTATATTCCAGGCAAAGGGCCGCTGAGCGGCATGCATGCCGCCCTAACCCTAGCGACACATTCGGACATTTGGGTCGTGGGCTGCGACATGCCGCTTATTTCAAGCGCGGTTGCCGAGCAGCTGTGGAAGGTGAAGCGGGAGCGTCGCTCTGCGGCGGCAGTTCCATCTATGGCTGGCAAGCTGCATCCACTGCACGGCGTTTATGACAAGCGCAGCGCTGGCGAAATTGAGAAGCTGCTCGATATAAAAGAATACCGAGTGATGACTTTTCTGAACCGGATTTGCTATAACGGAGTAGATTTGCAGCAACTCGAAGCACCGGCCGAGCAGCTTAGCTGTGTGGCGAATGTGAACACGCCTGAGGAATACGAGCGCATCATCAGCTTGTATGACGCAGCCTTGGCCTCTCAAACTTCAAATGCCTAG
- a CDS encoding Crp/Fnr family transcriptional regulator: MTVARPYTQTVYNTFCFSETSFEKLSEIMYTHHIPAGSHIFWEGDADDKLYYIMEGRVKLIKHNTDGKEFVFSQYQTGDILGQFDPFKPTCHSSSAKAVLDCTIGVIQKSDLEILLWQHGDLAIEFMKWMGLMHRLTQTKFRDLVIYGKQGALASTLIRLANSFGKQTEDGVMITEKITNTELADYIGAARESVNRMLGELKKQEVLSFDHGYIVLKDIEHLKAICNCEQCPKEVCRI; encoded by the coding sequence ATGACAGTAGCGAGACCTTACACACAAACCGTATACAATACATTTTGTTTTTCAGAGACCAGCTTTGAGAAACTCAGTGAAATTATGTATACCCATCATATTCCGGCCGGCAGCCATATTTTCTGGGAGGGCGATGCCGACGACAAGCTCTATTACATAATGGAAGGCCGCGTTAAACTAATTAAACACAATACCGATGGCAAGGAATTTGTCTTCTCGCAATATCAAACAGGTGATATTCTGGGCCAGTTCGATCCTTTCAAGCCTACTTGCCACAGCTCAAGCGCAAAGGCCGTGCTGGACTGCACCATCGGCGTTATTCAAAAAAGCGATTTGGAAATTTTATTGTGGCAGCATGGCGATTTGGCGATTGAATTTATGAAGTGGATGGGGCTTATGCATCGTCTGACCCAGACCAAATTCCGCGACCTCGTCATTTATGGGAAGCAGGGAGCTTTGGCCTCGACGCTTATTCGGCTGGCGAACTCTTTCGGGAAGCAAACGGAGGATGGCGTGATGATTACTGAGAAAATAACGAATACCGAGCTTGCCGACTATATCGGCGCTGCTAGGGAAAGCGTCAACCGCATGCTCGGCGAGCTAAAAAAACAAGAGGTATTGTCATTCGATCACGGCTATATCGTGCTGAAAGACATCGAGCATCTGAAAGCGATTTGCAATTGCGAGCAATGTCCGAAGGAGGTTTGCCGCATTTAA
- the ric gene encoding iron-sulfur cluster repair di-iron protein codes for MTMFNGTEKIGEIVTRYPGASNLFRAYNIDFCCGGSRSLHTVLRQQGTDEALFLSALNENFAEASKHKGEDIDWSSRPFTELIEHVIQTHHVYVQQELPLLSEFTTKILRVHGHKQADVLPRLHRLFHEMKLELEQHLIDEEEQIFPLIRQYEQEPSPELHQKLTAAITELESEHSQVGDLLKEIRAVTHHFELPEGACRTYTLTFQKLEELETDLFQHIHLENNILFPRVLQSA; via the coding sequence ATGACCATGTTTAACGGTACAGAGAAAATTGGTGAAATTGTGACGCGTTATCCGGGGGCAAGCAACCTGTTTCGAGCCTATAACATTGATTTTTGCTGCGGGGGCAGTCGCTCGCTGCATACGGTGCTGCGGCAGCAGGGAACGGATGAAGCTTTGTTTTTAAGCGCGCTCAATGAAAATTTTGCCGAGGCCAGCAAGCATAAGGGAGAGGATATCGACTGGAGCAGCAGACCTTTTACGGAGCTGATTGAGCATGTGATTCAGACGCATCATGTGTATGTCCAGCAGGAGCTTCCGCTGCTTAGCGAGTTTACGACGAAAATATTGCGGGTGCATGGGCATAAGCAGGCTGATGTGCTGCCCCGGCTGCATAGATTATTCCACGAAATGAAGCTGGAGCTGGAGCAGCATTTAATCGACGAGGAGGAGCAAATCTTTCCGCTCATCCGCCAGTATGAGCAGGAGCCATCTCCCGAGCTGCACCAGAAGCTGACAGCGGCGATAACGGAGCTTGAGTCCGAGCACAGCCAGGTAGGTGATCTGCTCAAGGAAATACGTGCGGTTACGCATCATTTCGAGCTTCCGGAAGGGGCATGCCGTACGTATACGTTAACCTTTCAAAAGCTGGAGGAACTAGAAACCGATCTATTCCAGCACATTCATTTGGAAAATAATATTTTGTTCCCGCGCGTTCTTCAGAGCGCATAG
- the hemG gene encoding protoporphyrinogen oxidase gives MGEAPKQIIIIGGGITGLSAAFYMRQLLDGQQISAEITLIEKSSSLGGKIKTLRRDGFLIEQGPDSFMARKQPILDLTRELGLEPQLVAANPKAKANYILHKGRLHQMPMGLMLGIPTEVTPFMKTGLLSPLGKLRAAFDLWLPKREEAGDESLGAFIERRLGREVLEQVTEPLLAGIYAGDAKALSLQATFPQFRQLEQRHRSLILGMLASKKQARVMPKELPEIARRSLFLTFKGGLGSLIERLDEQLCSIRRLTGQAVKEVTREGRRYQVRLEHGEELQADGVIMALPAYETAVLLEGSAGMQVQTQRSIQALRDIPYVSVANIALAFKPQDIKLPLNGSGFVVPRSEGRMITACTWTSSKWLHTAPNDHILLRAYIGHAGAQAWTKLTDRELLDAVRQDLQAIMGIAAEPLFTELTRWGRSMPQYPVGHLEQLAKLREGLAASHPGILLCGSGYEGVGLPDCIGQGRRAAEALLLFFKQ, from the coding sequence TTGGGAGAGGCACCTAAGCAAATCATCATCATTGGGGGCGGGATAACAGGTCTGAGCGCCGCCTTCTACATGCGACAGCTGCTGGATGGGCAGCAAATATCGGCAGAAATAACCCTTATAGAAAAAAGCAGCAGCCTTGGCGGGAAAATAAAAACGCTGCGCCGGGATGGCTTCCTCATCGAGCAGGGGCCGGATTCGTTCATGGCGCGCAAGCAGCCCATACTGGATTTGACAAGGGAGCTTGGTCTTGAGCCGCAGCTGGTAGCGGCGAATCCGAAAGCGAAGGCGAACTATATTTTGCATAAGGGCAGGCTGCATCAAATGCCTATGGGCCTGATGCTCGGCATTCCGACGGAAGTGACTCCGTTTATGAAGACGGGGCTGTTGTCGCCGCTGGGCAAGCTGCGTGCAGCCTTTGATTTATGGCTGCCGAAGCGGGAGGAGGCAGGGGATGAGTCCTTAGGTGCCTTCATTGAGCGGCGGCTTGGCCGTGAGGTGCTGGAGCAGGTTACGGAGCCGCTGCTGGCGGGCATTTATGCTGGAGATGCCAAAGCGCTCAGCCTGCAAGCGACCTTTCCGCAATTTCGGCAGCTGGAGCAGCGGCATCGCAGCTTGATTTTGGGCATGCTCGCCAGCAAGAAGCAGGCGCGTGTAATGCCGAAGGAGCTGCCGGAAATAGCCCGCCGCAGCCTGTTTCTCACGTTTAAAGGCGGGCTTGGAAGCCTGATCGAGCGTTTGGACGAGCAGCTTTGCTCCATCCGCCGGCTGACTGGACAAGCGGTCAAGGAAGTGACGAGGGAAGGGCGGCGCTATCAGGTTCGGCTTGAGCACGGAGAGGAGCTGCAGGCGGATGGCGTTATTATGGCGCTGCCGGCTTACGAGACCGCCGTTTTACTGGAAGGAAGCGCAGGAATGCAAGTTCAGACGCAAAGATCAATACAGGCGCTGCGCGACATTCCCTATGTATCGGTTGCTAATATCGCGCTAGCCTTCAAGCCGCAGGACATTAAGCTTCCGCTGAATGGCTCCGGATTTGTGGTGCCGCGAAGCGAGGGCCGAATGATAACCGCATGCACCTGGACGTCGTCGAAATGGCTGCATACGGCACCGAATGATCACATTTTATTGCGGGCTTATATCGGACATGCGGGGGCGCAAGCCTGGACAAAGCTCACGGATCGCGAGCTGCTGGATGCAGTTCGCCAAGATTTGCAGGCGATAATGGGCATTGCAGCTGAGCCGCTTTTTACGGAGCTGACCAGGTGGGGACGGTCGATGCCGCAGTATCCAGTGGGGCATCTGGAGCAGTTGGCAAAGCTGCGTGAGGGGCTTGCGGCTAGCCATCCCGGCATATTGTTGTGCGGCTCCGGCTATGAGGGAGTCGGTCTGCCGGATTGTATCGGGCAGGGAAGGCGAGCGGCTGAAGCGCTGCTGCTATTTTTCAAGCAGTGA